DNA sequence from the Tepidisphaeraceae bacterium genome:
TGTAGGCAATGCCCCCGCCCGTGCCGCCCAAGGTAAATGCCGGGCGGATGATGAGCGGAAGGCCCAGCTCGGCCAATACCTTGCGGGCGTCGTCCATGTTGTGAACGACGCCGGACCGCGGCACGTTCAAACCGATCGAGAGCATCAGTTCCTTGAAGACCTGCCGGTCCTCACCGCGGTGGATGGCCTCGCGGTCGGCGCCGATCATCTGCACGCCATATTTCTTGAAGATGCCCTGATCGAAGCAGGCCATGGCCGTGTTCAGACCGGTCTGACCACCCAACGTGGGCAGGACGGCGTCGATCGGGGTACCATTGGCCTTTTCGCGGACCAGGATCTTCTCGATCGTTTCCGGCAAAATCGGTTCGATGTAGGTCGCGTCGGCGAACTCCGGATCGGTCATGATCGTGGCGGGGTTGCTGTTGATCAGGACGATGCGGTAACCCTCTTCCTTCAGCGCGCGGCAGGCCTGCACGCCGGAGTAGTCGAATTCGACGCCCTGCCCGATGACGATGGGGCCGGCTCCGATGATCAGGATCGTTTTAATGTCGGTTCGCTTGGGCATGGGCGGTGGTCGTTCCTCGGGAAAAAGCGCGGGTAGTGTACGGGTGGCGGGGGCGTTTTCCAACCGGGCGCGAGCCAGCCCAAGGACGAACGAACCGCAATGTCATCCCGATGGGAGCCCAAAGGCGAGCGGACAAAAACCCCGTGGCATCCCGAAAGGATGCGGTAGCGACCTGAGGGATCTCCTAGTGGCTGACGCGTGTCCGTCTTCCGAGATCCCTCCCGTCGCCCTAAGCTCCGCCTGGGATGACAAACTGAGGTTTATAGCGCGACCTTCGCGCCACGGTCGTCATTCGCCCTTCACTTTACGCCCCCCTCGCCGTTACCCTCATGCCCGCCATGCTCCCGATTGCCCTCTGCCACGGATTGTTCGGCTACGACCAACTGACCTTCGGGCCCATGCGCCACCACTATTGGCGCGGCATCGATCGGGCCCTGGCAAGATTGGGGCATCCCGTGATCGTCACGCGCGTCTCACCCGCTGGTGGCATCGTTCGGCGAGCGGCGGAGCTGAAGGCGTCGCTGGTCAGGCATCTCGATCGCATTGGTGTCGGTGGGCATCAGAAGCTGATCGTGGTCGGGCACTCGATGGGTGGTTTGGATTTGCGTTACCTGGTCAGCCACCTGGGGTTTGCAGACCGCGTGGCCGCCGTGCTTACCGTCTGCACACCGCACCGGGGCAGCCCGTTTGCGGATTACGCCATTCGTAATCTCGACGACCGCCTGCGGGTGCTGCGGTTCATTCGCGCGATGAACATCGACATCGACGCCGTCAAGGATCTCACCACCACATCGTGCAAGGGTTTCAACGAACAGGTGCGCGACGTGCCGGGCCTGCCCTACTTTTCAGTCAGCGCATCGCGAACGCGTTCGCGCATGGCGCCGTGGGGCTTGCTGTCGCACGAGATCATCCGCCGGCGCGAGGGGGAGAACGATGGGCTGGTATCGGTGGCCAGCGCCCAATGGGGCACGCATTTAGGCACCTGGCCGGCCGACCATTGGCATTCGATCAACCGCCGGCTGCCCGAGTTGGGGCGGCCCCCCACCGGTGACATTGCGCCGTACTACGTGCGGGCGATTCAGCAGGTCGACCGGGCGTTGCGCGGCGAGCCGGTCGGCGCGATGGCCTAGATGCTCATCCATGAAGCGCAGGCTTTTGCCGCAGGCGCGCAGCTCCGCGCGTCTTACTTGACATCAAGAGCAGGAAAATCGCTGAGCTGCGCTCGTGCGGCGAGAAGGTCGCACAAGTACGCTCGATGCGACACATCCTACCTGTTCACCGGCGGTTGGTTTGCAGGCGCCACATGCTGGGGAAAATTGGCTGCCTCGTGAGCGGGCACCTGCGGCAGCGTGCTGACGCGCGGCGCGCCGGCGTTCGGGGGCGTGTTCGGCGCGCCGTGGGCGTCGTCGGAGCGCGGGGCGGCCTCTTCGACCTTCATCCCCTGCGAAACGCTGTCGCTGTGCTGCGACGCGGGCGGCCGGCTCATGGCCGGCTCAGGGCGATGGGACGGCCTGCTCGCGCGGCAACCGATCGCCAGCAGTACGGTCGAACAGGCAATTAACGTGAGGCATTTCACCGGTCGTTCACCCTTCGTCGCGCGTAATCCGGCACGCCGCGTGGCGCGCAAGAAGGCATTGTAAGCCAACGGTGTCACACAAACGAATTGCCGACAGCTTTCAGACACCTGTGGCGTGATAGCGCATTCACCCCACTTCGCGCGTCCCTCTGTTTAGCCGCGGGCTTGCCCGCGATTATCGTCAGATCATCGCGAGCAAGCTCGCGGCTAAACGTGGTACATGATGCGCTTGCCATGCCTTTATCGCCTACGATACTCGGCATGATCGGGTCGTCCATCACGTTCGCCGAGCGATTGTTGCGCTGGTACGACGTCAGCCGGCGTGATCTGCCTTGGCGCGTCGATCCGAGCAAGGGCCAGTCAGAAACGCCCGATCCGTATCACGTGATGATCTCCGAGGCCATGCTGCAGCAGACGCAGGTCGCCACGGTCATCCCCTACTTCCACCGCTTCCTCGAGCGCTTCCCGACGCTCGCCAGCCTGGCCGATGCCGACGAGCAGGACGTGCTGCGGCTATGGCAGGGACTGGGCTATTACTCGCGCGCCCGCAACCTGCTGGCCGCGGCCCGCATGACGCGCGACCAGTTGGGCGGCCAGCTGCCGACCACGGTCGAGCAGCTCCTGAAGCTGCCCGGCGTCGGCCGGTACACCGCCGGCGCAATTGCGTCGATCGCGTTCGAGACGAAGGCGCCAATCGTCGACGGCAACGTTGCCCGTGTGCTTTGCCGGGTCGACAAGATCGAATCAGATCCACGCGACAAGGCCACGCTCGATTTGCTTTGGACGCGGGCGGAGCAAATCCTGCCCGGCGAACGCTTCGGTGACTTCAACAGCTCGCTAATGGAACTGGGCGCCACCGTCTGCACGCCACGGTCGCCGCAGTGTTTGATCTGCCCGGTGCGCGAGCATTGCGAGGCCCGGGCTGCGGGGTTGCAGGAGACGATTCCTGCGCCGAAGAAGACAAAGGTAAATCCGCTGGAACAGCGGTGGACGTTCATCGTTCAGCACGGCCAGCACTTCCTGATCGAACAACGCCCGCCAAGCGGCCGCTGGGCGGGCATGTGGCAATTCGTCACACTGCCCGCGGCGGACGGCGTTAACCCACGCGCTGCGCTCGAGTC
Encoded proteins:
- a CDS encoding alpha/beta fold hydrolase is translated as MPAMLPIALCHGLFGYDQLTFGPMRHHYWRGIDRALARLGHPVIVTRVSPAGGIVRRAAELKASLVRHLDRIGVGGHQKLIVVGHSMGGLDLRYLVSHLGFADRVAAVLTVCTPHRGSPFADYAIRNLDDRLRVLRFIRAMNIDIDAVKDLTTTSCKGFNEQVRDVPGLPYFSVSASRTRSRMAPWGLLSHEIIRRREGENDGLVSVASAQWGTHLGTWPADHWHSINRRLPELGRPPTGDIAPYYVRAIQQVDRALRGEPVGAMA
- the mutY gene encoding A/G-specific adenine glycosylase; translation: MIGSSITFAERLLRWYDVSRRDLPWRVDPSKGQSETPDPYHVMISEAMLQQTQVATVIPYFHRFLERFPTLASLADADEQDVLRLWQGLGYYSRARNLLAAARMTRDQLGGQLPTTVEQLLKLPGVGRYTAGAIASIAFETKAPIVDGNVARVLCRVDKIESDPRDKATLDLLWTRAEQILPGERFGDFNSSLMELGATVCTPRSPQCLICPVREHCEARAAGLQETIPAPKKTKVNPLEQRWTFIVQHGQHFLIEQRPPSGRWAGMWQFVTLPAADGVNPRAALESAVGATLDEAQPKGIVTHALTHRRYEFTVFAAVASDRFPSGPRTWATLGELDRLPLSKPQLKVAAMAHQMVE